The sequence below is a genomic window from Thioalkalivibrio sp. ALJ12.
CGCCGCGGACAAGACCCTCGGCCGCCTCGCCACGGAAATCGCGCGTCGCCTGCGCGGGAAGCACAAGCCCGTCTACACGCCGCACGTGGACACTGGCGATTACATCGTCGTGATCAACGCGGAAAAAATTCGCGTGTCCGGCAACAAGGCCAGCGACAAAATGTACTTCCGCCATACCGGCTACCCGGGTGGTATCAAGGAAGCCAATTTCAACCAGATGATTGACCGTCATCCGGAGAAGGTGCTCGAGCTCGCCGTGAAGGGCATGCTGCCGCGCAACCCGCTGGGCCGCGCCATGTTCAAGAAGCTCAAGGTGTACTCCGGTACCGAGCATCGCCACACCGCGCAGCAGCCGCAGCCGCTCGACATCTGACGGCTCAACAGCAAGGGAAATCGATCCGTATGGCTACCAATCAATACTACGGCACTGGCCGTCGCAAGACCTCCTCGGCCCGCGTGTTCCTGCGCCCGGGTACGGGCAACATCACGGTCAACGACAAGCCGCTGGACGAGTTCTTCGGCC
It includes:
- the rplM gene encoding 50S ribosomal protein L13, which codes for MSTISAKPAEVERDWFLVDAADKTLGRLATEIARRLRGKHKPVYTPHVDTGDYIVVINAEKIRVSGNKASDKMYFRHTGYPGGIKEANFNQMIDRHPEKVLELAVKGMLPRNPLGRAMFKKLKVYSGTEHRHTAQQPQPLDI